The Fusarium fujikuroi IMI 58289 draft genome, chromosome FFUJ_chr01 sequence AAGGCTGTCGTTTTTCTTTCTCAAGCTTAAACATGGATAATTAACTCAATTGACGCATTTGACGGCTCTTATTGGTGTGAATATTAGTGGTATGAATGATGTTATGTTGGTCTAGACTTTTGAGAACTTGTGTGCGGTGATGGGTTGTGTTGgtgattgagattgaggttgtCGAGGTGGCACAGGGTAAGTTGTTGCATGAGAGTGAAGTGAGTACTACAATAGCGCGTGTTGACGAATACGGTATTCAGTTCAGAGCGGACAAATAAATAATGAAGAGAGGCAATCCCCTTCAAGCTATAGTAGGCTAGTAGTTGCTGATAGCTGTCAAGTTCTTGGTATCACTGACTCCAGTTTTGATACCCCCATCATAAATGGGAACAGCTGAATTAGGATCAATAATGAAAAGTGCTATAATGTACACGAAATGACAATAAATAAGCCGGCTCATAACAATATCCATAAGCTCAATTACATAACATCCATAAGGCCGAAAGTTGTTATTTTGTTTCGATTGTTGCCCAATGACGGATCACTACTTGCAATATATCTGGACTGTAATAAGTCAAGTGTGATGGCTGGAATGATGGCGTCAAAAACCGTTGGACCCCTAAAGAATAGGATTTAAGAATTCGACATAGGGCCACAGTAATAAAGCCGATAAAATCACAAGTAAAGAGCAAACCTCACCTTCAAGGATCTACGTAGCACGAAATAGCACGGCCATTACAGCTTCATGTAAGTGATATGTTGTATTGCGTCACGTGCTCGCGCGCCTCAAGGCGTTCCTGCCGATAAGGATTTTCCAACCGAGGTATCCACTTTTCACCGATAAGATCGATGTTTCCCTGATGCTTCAACATTTGACTCGTCTCCCTTCCAAATCATCAGCAGCTACAATCATCAACCATGGATCCTGGACGAAAAGCCATGATCGCCGGACGACGGTCCCCTACCCGACGAGATGTGACATCCCCCAGACATGATCCTTCCAACCGAATCACCAAATCCACTAAACCAAGTGGTTCCAAGATCAACCCCAAGTACTTGACTCAAGATGAGCAATCACGACAGTTTGTTGCCGATGAGGACAAGTTCGTACTGAAGcagtccaagaagaaggcggaTATCCGAATTCGAGAAGGCCGTGCCAAGCCCATCGACTATCTGGCATTCAACCTAAGATATATCGATACAGACCGCGATAtcttcgacgacgacgatgctgATATCGAAATCGATGTTCCCGCGCCCGGAGATGTTGTTGCCTCGCTCGATGCAGAGCAGATTGTCGAGCTGGAATCCGATATTGCCTCATACCACGTGCTTGAAACCAATGCGACCAACCGGGAATATTGGAGAGCGCTGCAGACCATCTGTAAAGATAGGAAGGCGAAATTAGATCCACATGGCCATGAGAGAAGGGTTGTAAGCAGTGTTTCAGACGACATCGACAAGATCCTTGCCCCCAAGACGCATGACCAACTGGAAGCCTTGGAAaagcagatcaaggccaaACTACAGTCCAACGAGGATATCGACACGGATTACTGGGAACAGTTGCTGCGAAGCCTCCGAGTGTGGAAAGCTCGTGCCAAGCTGAACCAAGTATACGAGACAATCAAGGAGACTCGTCTGAGCCAACTCAAGGAGTGTGATCCaaccaaggtcaaggcatCGGGCCAGCCGACCTCTGCCCCCAGGGTGACATTTGGTTCGCAGCCAGTCGCATCAGCTTCAGAAGAAAAGGCGTCTCCTGCACCCGTTTCATCCTCAAGGCATGTGGGCACATCAGCCCCGCCAGGAACTGAGCGCTTTTCTCAGGTTGACAACGTGGACTTCTCACAAGTAACTAAAGCATTGTATGATCGAGAGGTTGCTAGAGGTGTCGACGAGAACGAGGAGATCTTCACCAGCGAAGAGGCTGTTACCACTACTAAGCCACAATGGGCAGACAAATATAGACCCCGGAAGCCACGCTATTTCAACCGTGTCCAGATGGGTTACGACTGGAATAAATATAATCAGACTCATTACGACCACGATAATCCGCCACCCAAGGTTGTTCAAGGTTACAAGTTTAACATATTCTATCCTGAGCTCATCGACAAGACAAAGGCGCCAACCTTCAAGATCATTCGAGAACATGGCCGCAGACGCGGAGAATcatttgctgctgctggtgaggaGGACACGTGCCTGATACGGTTCATGGCAGGGCCTCCATACGAGGATATTGCATTCCGCATTGTTGATCGAGAGTGGGATTATAGCGCCAAGAAGGATCGAGGCTTCAAGAGCTCATTCGACAAGGTATGTTCATCTGGATCCCTCCACTTCACTTCACGTGGTAGGGCCGAGTCTTTACCTCTGCATTAGCCGCCCTGAGTTCGTATTGCGACGATGGCTTGGCCGTTGGATGAACTGCACTTTATGCAGCCCAGACCAGTCTGCGTTGGTGACAGCCTACTTGACCCATGCTATTAGACGCCATCGCCCCTCCATTACATGCTCATGAACCCACAAAGCTAACCGTGCATACTCAACAGGGTATCTTGCAGCTGCATTTTCAGTTCAAAAAGGTATGACTCCGAAACCATATTTGTTGGTCCACCCTGTTCGATTAGGCTAACACGTTTCTCCAGATCTACTACCGGAAGTAGTCCCGGGATCGATCACCAACTATCGATTGAAGTTATGTTGGTCCTCGCCTAGTAAAAGCCGAACTGGGCTATCACCTGATGAAAAGGGGAGGAAAGCCCGTTTCTGAATCTCCCGTTCCGTTGAGTTTGAGTATCGGAGAGGACAAAAATGCACGTTTTCAAGCGGGAGGGCGGACCAATCCGCCCTGCCTGATAAGGCTTGCATCATGATTGTTGTTAATAGCTTTCGACATGTCTACGCTACCCGGGTCATGTCCATTGATACATCTGTACTACCTATTTGAGGGTTTCTAATTCGGGATTCAGCGGGGATTGGTAGAGAACTAGAGTGGGCAAAGGTTGAGTCGATGCTGGAGTAGTGTCCTGCTACCTAAGATCTATTCAACCATCGAACCGACCTGACCGCCCAGTTCAAGGACCTGCGCAGACCAGGCATGAAATTACATCTTATGTCCCTATTCCACACCTTCCTAACAGGCAGACCTTCAAGTCAGCAAAGATTGCTGCAGCCATGAACCAATTGATTGTCACAAGAATTGCGATGAGTCTGGCACGCAAACTCGGGTCATCAGGCCTACTGCATCAGAAGGCTTCTAGAAAGCCGTCACTTGCGAGCGTTCACGGACCGGGGCGAACAGACAGCACCAAACCGCTCGGGCATCTTTACGTTTATGTTTTGAGTGAAATCCACGCGGAGCTGGGGCAATCGAGATGTGACAAGAGGGTTGGTTGCAGCAAACACCAGTCAGAACAGCTGCGTCAAGCCTGATGATGCCTTGAGTCCTGATTTCTAGTCGGATACCCGTCGATGAAGCTTCGAAAGATTGTTCTATGCATATTCTTTGACGCAGCGGACCGCAGAGTAGTGGTGATTTTATGCTTCAGAAAGCTTCTGACGGCTTCTCCGGCAGCTTCCATACTGAttcacaacagcaacagatgGATAACGGTGATCCAAACGGGACGGGCACCCACCGATGCTTTGATTGACGGTCTGATTGGTATACAGATTGGTGTCCCGATTCGTATCGTCTGAAATGCAAGGTGCCGTCTGAGACGCAGACTACCCGCAATAGCCCCGTTGATGAGAGTACAAGCCGGTTGAGTTACCGTCAAGTGACTTGAAGCCCGTTGGTAGCGTGTTCCTTGCAGGGTGTGATGCTTCTCGATCCCGATACATACCAGGTCTGCCTGATGAGACCAGGAGGGATGTTTCgacagaagagaaggaagatttgACGATACGCAAAGGGGCATGCGACACAAGGCTTGCAGGCTGATCCAACGAATATTGGCACATTTATTGCTAGGAGCACTCGTTCTAAGGTTGCACGTCCTGTTCGGGACCTTGGATCAGGGCCCTTGGACCATCTCATTCTTGATGCAATCACCCATTGCATGTAGCTCACTCACCTTTTCCTGGTTGTGCTTCTCATGCAAGTACTGAGCCTACATAGTGCAATAACTGAAGGCAGTTTCAAGGACCAGGGCATCTGAGCGCATGCACCTGTGGCGTATGAGGTGACAGATATTGCCTGTTGGACATGGTACTCTTCTTACAGGTAGGCAGGGCTCGTAGACGTCACTGGAATCGAAGCAAGGAGAAGACAAAGGTGGCAGAGGCAGAAAGCAGAGTGGAAACTCATTTGCGCGTCCATCACCTTCTAGACTTTGGTGATGGCCACACACAAAACACAGCCAGCAAAACACAAGCACAGGCGCACATTTACAACACAAAAGCATGTTAGGAGGGAGGCTTGCCGTCGGTGATCAGCTACCCCCGTGGGGTGGCTTACAGATGGCGTCCCTGTCCGCTTTCCTTGTCTGCCACGGACCACTATGGCTTGCTAGGCGCTTGTTGGTCGGCCCTCGCCCTTTCACTTGGCACACGCCCCCCGAGCGACCCTGACTACGATCTTTAGGTCCTTGCCCATAAGCTTTTACGGATGAAGGTGGATGGGAGATCTAAAAGCCAAGATTGCTGAATCTGTCAACGGGCATTTGTTTATCAACGGATCGACGTCTAAACGAAGCCGTTGTCTAAAAGCTAGCCCTGCAACTCCACGCCCTACCCCAAACGAGCGGGAGGAGGCACAAGCATCCTTCGCTTCGGCATCAAATATCGCCATATTTCCTCGCCCCCGTCTTTGTCCTTGTCCCATTGTGTCTATTGTAACGTTCTGCTATTCCTCCGTTCTCTCCCTTCATTCTCCAACTtgctcatcaacacctcTCTTTCACCTCGCTTCCCATTGCTTGGTACCTGAGTAAAGAAATCTCCTTGTTCCGAGAACACCATCAAACCACCCACGAGACTCATTGTACTTCCTTCCAAACCAGTGTCTTTTACTTCAACAGAGGTCGCAATGGATACACCGTTTTCTGGTGACGAGCAAGCTTCTAGCTACACCAATATTATCACGGGTCACGGTCAACAATCACCTTGCGTGTCAGAGCTCACCGGTATGGAGCCATACTATGCCCTCTCCTCGGGTCCTCAGGATCAACCATCTCATCTACCATCAACTGGTCCGCTGTCTCTAGATTCAACCCTGTCACAGCACCAAGAGAACCAACAGCAGACGTCACATCCGACTCACGATGCGACTGTGTATGCTTCCATGACCTCAGGTTTTCCATATGCGCCTCGAAGTCATCACCCAGTCTGGCCTTCACCTCCACCAGGACCTGACGATTATGAAAACTACTCTTACCAAAGTTCCCCAAGCAGTGGCAGTGCCCCAAGGAGCTGCTACAACCCATCACCCATTTCACCAAGGACGTGGTCCTCTCCAGACTTCCCTCTGCCTCAACCTTCAGATTCTCTCCAACAGAACTCTTTCAAGAACCTCCGCATTTGCACACCGACATCAAGCGAAGGATACCCCGTCAGAGGCCCTCGGGGCCTGACGCCTTTCTCAGGTGGCGGCATGAATCAGATTTTCGATAATGAGATTGACGGCTTGCCCCAAAACTACTCACCAGTGACAATTCCCAGTTCATCAGCTGGAGCACTATCATGCAGCGGCTCCCCGCAAGAACCACTTCTCGGGACCCCCGTGCTCATGAAAGCTAGACATGAATCACCCGCCGGTGTACCGGAGTACCGCGCGAGCTCAGAAGTGGTTCGAGAAGGCAAGGACCTTCAGGCCACAGCTGCTGGTGGCGCCAAGACAGATGAACCATACGCCAAGCTGCTCTACCGAGCTCTGATGAGCGTTCCGGATCATGCTATGACCCTTCAAGAGATTTACCAGTGGTTTCGTGAGAATACTGATAAGgacatcaagaaggacaagtcgGAGAAGAGACCGGGCAAAAATGCCGAAGGCTGGCAGAACAGCATCCGTCATAACCTCAGTATGAATGATGTAAGTTAAGACTCCAGACTTTCCTGTCTCAGATCTCGTTTCCATAACCCCTCCTGCTATTACCGGGTATAGCTTGCGGCATAAGCTGCATATGTACATGGACCAACGCTTGTTGGGTTTTTGGACGAATCATTCATGCTACAAGAGTTCGTTGAAAGCTAACAGTGGATCTTGATGGTAGGCTTTTGTCAAACGAGAACACAAGCTGGGGTCAGACTCGGCGTCGAGAGCGACGGAGCAGGGCTCAGGCTCGACTAAAACTGGTGAAGCTAAAAAGGCGACCGAGTGGGTGTTGGAGGATTGGGCCGTCCTGAATGGAGTTGAAAGCACAACAAAATACCGCGGCAAAAACACATCGCGTCGAGGAATGGGGCGCAAGTACCATCACCACCCATATGATGACAGGTTTTCACAGCGACATAGCCCAATCGCCGCCAAGGGAAGCTCAATTGTTAAGGGCGAGTTCCTGACGAACGACATGAGGATGCGCGAGCGTCAATACACCCATGAAGTGAAAATGGCACCGAGGTCCCACCATATCAATCTCATGGCAccccctcatcctcatcccatGCACCGGGCGACTACGATGCCGAGCATGTATCATTCACCACAGCCGCAGCACCAAGGATACGAGGAGCTGATGATGCCACGGGTCGACAGAATGCCCCAACCAGTCATGAAGCAGGAGTATTCCCCAATGACACCCGACTCGAGTGGGTTTGGCTTCGTGCTTCCAGAGCCGAGCCTAATACACGCGCATGCAGTCAACTCTAGCGCCAGTAACAGCAACGGCACTACCGCGTATACGCTGCCTAGTGGCACCCAAAGCATGTACGTTGGTTCATCTCCGTGCGAATATCCGTATGGGATGGTAGACGTCACAGGTGTCTATCAAGGCAGCGGTCACAATAGCCCTGCTGGCGCTGGCGTCAGTGCTAGTGCTAGTGCTAGCGACGGAGTCAACGAACGCCTCATAGGGATCGGCCCTAACGACGTCTACAGCTGGAACAGCCAGGCACTCTGAATATGGAAATCTTCCGTCCTAAACACCCCGAGGCAAGTGTCAGTCACCAATGTCACTTGTTTTCAGTTCTGTTGGCGGCCGACGAGGGCCGTAGTGATTGATGCGACCAACAAAGGGTTTACTGGCAGGGGAATGAAAAGGATGAGAAATACACAAGAGAAGcccgaagaagaagaagaagaagagaNAGANANANNNNNNNNNNNNNNNNNNNNTagagtagtagtagtagacGTAACGAACGTAAACGGTAACGGTAAGGTACGGAAGGGAAGGTAAGTAAAGGAAAGTAAGAAGAAGTAACGTAACGAAGAACGAagaacgaagaagaagaagaagaagaagaagaagaagaagaagaagaagaagaagaagaagaagaagaagaagaagaagaagaaaaaaaaattaacaaaaaaaagacaacaaaaacaagaaagaatGAATTGGTGTTCCTCCAGAGATATCGACCAACTTAGCCTGCTTATCTGCACCTTTGCGCCACCGCGGGAACCGCGAAAAAGAGGGGTGAAGTTTAgtgagggagggagggagggagtgagtgagtggttCTGGAAAAAAAGCAAATCAGCTTCTATTCTTTGCATCGACTCGATGCCCtaagatggaagagagatGGTGGCAGTTTCAAGCAACAGGGGACGACGTTGTTGTGAGCTAGACAGGagaaccaccaccaccaccaacacaacTTTACCTCAGTTTACCTCGACTCACCTTACCCCATTCATCCTTTTACTCAACTCTGCTCTCCAACTCACTAGGCTGGACCCCACACAGACCCTGGCGGTCATGGGCGGATCACCTTCCATCCGAACACATAGACTCGCGGTCATGGGCTGAGCGCGAGACGCCGAGACTTTTGGGGCTGACTGATATGGCATTGTcactcttgtcttgtcttgactgatcaagaacaaggtcagGGCATGTTTACATTGAAACAAGTCATCGCCATGGTAGCTCGTTCGtcgccttgggcttggcatTATCATCTCGAAGGGGGGGGGTTACAGCAGAACAGAAACGCCCGCATGATGGCACTCGGTGAACAATGTCGCATTGTGCTTTTGTCGTCTCTGCTACTGCCAGGAGTATTCTTACTGCGACTTTTAGGTCGCAGCGGCGCATAAAAAAGGGTACTCAAAATAGAAGGAGATTTGGACTCGGTTCTGATTTCGTTTATTAGGCATTgcttcctttccttttttccttgttcttttttttttttttgggtgGCTTATCCGTTTTGATTAGACGATACGCTCCATCTTttgctccccgaggaccGACAAAGATGCATCATTTCCCTTGTTATTTTGGCTGCTTGCTTGTTTGGCTAAGCGGGCGATCACTGGGGTTGACGAGCGAAACGTCTTCTCCCAAAGCGTGTTAAtgtctttattatttattcaTTATCATAATTAGCTAGTTAACCCCCCCATCTTGTATGTATCAATCATGCTACTTACAAGCGCCTATTTTTCATGCCGCTTCCGGCACCAATACCTAGAGCATCCCTTGCAACCGCCTTTGTTGCTACGTGCCAACCTGAATGCCAGCCAAGTCTTTGACTTGTATTGTCGTCAAATCCTTTATTCATTCAGTCTTCTCTTTGTCAAAGAACATGGCTGGCATGAGTGCCTTACAGTAAAGGCAGAGAGATGGAATTTGGAGGAGCGTTGCGTACTACTCATACCGACATTGGCATCTGTAGATCTGCGAAAATGACAATACAAAACAATACAATACAACTCTAAACTCAGCAGATGTTTTGGTGTGATCTCCACTGTAAATGTTGTCAAGACTTGGCCCTGCGGCTTGTACCATTCACGTTTACCATCTTGGACGATGAAGCTGGTCGGGCAGTGGTATTGGCATCTGCATGGGCAGCAGCAAATCGAATTCACTGCTAGTAGCAGAAGTAGAAGAAGTTGTGTCCGTCTCCCCGCTCGACCCTGTTTTTCATTGCCCTGGCCTGGCTTCAGCTTTTTCCTAGTGGGAGTGGGGAATAAGCAAGGTTCATAAGGCCCCCATTGTCGAGCTCGGTAGAAGAACTATAATTGGTTACCAACTGTCTGGTAACGAAGCTGAGCCAACAGGAAATGATCCGGCTGcccctccatcttcctttctcttcatcctAGTCCCCTGTCAAATTTTGTCGTCTCATTCGCACTTGAGCTGCACTATTCTCATCATGGAGGAAGGGCCGGGGGCTGTCGGCTACGTTGTAAGGGTTGTCATGATCGCCAGGAGCTCAGACGCCAGCATCACCTTAGGAAGTTTAACTAACGAGTGTCTGAGCCGCTGCGCGGGGTGTGCGTATCCCTGAAGAGGGAACAATTAGAGAGCGACGGAGATTGAGAGGGAATAATCTCAATCCTAGTAGCCTCATCGCACAAGCGCCTCAGATCTGACAGCGAGTGGGATAACGAGATGTCGAATCTCCACTTCACTCCTGGTCTGGGATAAGCATGAATCATGCAGCGATCCCAAGATTCAGTTCACACCGTAGAGATCAACTGAACTGAACACAAAACCAAGTGCTTATCGGTGTCCGGGCCGGTAAGCATCTTTGTCAGAACCGCCCTGCGCAGGCCGTTGCTCTGCACTCCCCGCTGCCATTCACACTTCCTTCACAATGCTTGAAACACGGCGAGGAAACACTGTAGAAAACAAGTGCAACGTCTGCCGAGTATTATTAGATctgagctgggctggactgCACATCAACGTCAGCCACACTCTCAACAGCCAAGCGTTTAGCACCAAGACGTTGATTCGGGGTCTGTAACAATAGGCGAGAGAGCGACCCCAAATCCTTCTCTATCTTGCCAAGCCTCATCTTGTGTCTTACATGATCGCCCGTCTCTTGCTTCcggcttttcttttttctccccAACATCCTTGTAGTCGCCCCAGGGTCCCCTTGCCGGCTCCTAGCCTTTGCCAGTGGAACCAGTTTCATAGCCAGTTCTTCAGCTGAATTTAGCCatggatgaatggatggGTGGATGAGTAGCTGGCTGGTGGTGTGGGGTCTTAGATTTTAAACCCAAGCAACATGGCGATGAGACTTTTTGTCGATTGCGGGCTCATATCTCAGGCGAGGTTCAAAAAACCCCCCATTGCTGCAATAGACATCAAGAACCCACAGCCTCTCGTCTTTTCTCGGCCTTTGCATTAAGCTTGACGATAGCGACCGCTGGCATTGCATCACTCATCACGTATGGGCGTTTCGCCAACTCTGACAGCTCAGCTGCGTCAACCACCAACCAGGAACGGGCCGGGCATGGTCGTTTGGTGAGAGAGAGCTAGTATTTCTGGTCAAGCCCGTGCTGTCGTCGTCTCCATCAACTAGACCCTTCGGAAGCCCTGACTTGCTTCCACGTGTAGCCTCGTATCAAAACTCGAATAGGtaagaaaaagcaaaacgcCCCTGCGTTTCTTACGTATGCCGATATGCTTCAACGTTTATAGAGAGGGCGCTAATCACAAGTTAGCTTTGG is a genomic window containing:
- a CDS encoding related to cactin; protein product: MDPGRKAMIAGRRSPTRRDVTSPRHDPSNRITKSTKPSGSKINPKYLTQDEQSRQFVADEDKFVLKQSKKKADIRIREGRAKPIDYLAFNLRYIDTDRDIFDDDDADIEIDVPAPGDVVASLDAEQIVELESDIASYHVLETNATNREYWRALQTICKDRKAKLDPHGHERRVVSSVSDDIDKILAPKTHDQLEALEKQIKAKLQSNEDIDTDYWEQLLRSLRVWKARAKLNQVYETIKETRLSQLKECDPTKVKASGQPTSAPRVTFGSQPVASASEEKASPAPVSSSRHVGTSAPPGTERFSQVDNVDFSQVTKALYDREVARGVDENEEIFTSEEAVTTTKPQWADKYRPRKPRYFNRVQMGYDWNKYNQTHYDHDNPPPKVVQGYKFNIFYPELIDKTKAPTFKIIREHGRRRGESFAAAGEEDTCLIRFMAGPPYEDIAFRIVDREWDYSAKKDRGFKSSFDKTPSPLHYMLMNPQS